A stretch of the Bradyrhizobium arachidis genome encodes the following:
- the pepT gene encoding peptidase T → MSSLTFSHTVTERFLRYVTIDTQSDPESPSSPSTEKQKDLGRVLVTELKAIGVADAHLDEYGYVYATIPANTDKKVPVICFCSHMDTSPDVTGKDVKPQVVKNYRGGDITLSADPTQVIRFAEHPALKNQIGNDIITTDGTTLLGADNKAGVAEIMDAAHFFINNPQVKHGTIKILFTPDEEIGRGVDNVDIKKLGAEFGYTMDGESAGSVEDETFSADGATITIQGVSAHPGYAKGKMEHAIKIAAAIVERLPKEGCSPETTSGKQGFLHPIGISGALEQATLSFIVRDFTEEGLKEKEALLEDIVKDVMKDFPRSTYKFEVREQYRNMKQVIDRHPHVLEYAIEAIRRAGLRPMRTAIRGGTDGSRLSFMGLPCPNIFAGEHAFHSRLEWVSRQDMEKAVQTIVHLAMIWEERA, encoded by the coding sequence ATGTCCTCCCTCACCTTCTCGCATACCGTGACCGAACGCTTCCTGCGCTACGTCACCATCGACACCCAATCCGATCCCGAGTCGCCAAGCTCGCCCTCGACCGAGAAGCAAAAGGATCTCGGCCGCGTGCTTGTCACCGAGCTGAAGGCGATCGGCGTCGCAGACGCCCATCTCGACGAGTACGGCTACGTCTACGCGACGATCCCGGCCAACACCGACAAGAAGGTGCCGGTAATCTGCTTCTGCTCGCACATGGACACCTCGCCCGACGTCACCGGCAAGGACGTCAAACCGCAAGTCGTGAAGAACTACCGCGGCGGCGACATCACGCTATCAGCCGATCCGACGCAGGTGATCCGTTTCGCCGAGCATCCCGCGCTGAAAAACCAGATCGGCAACGACATCATCACCACCGACGGCACCACGCTGCTAGGAGCCGACAACAAGGCGGGCGTCGCCGAGATCATGGATGCCGCGCACTTCTTCATCAACAATCCGCAGGTAAAGCACGGCACCATCAAGATCCTCTTCACGCCCGACGAAGAGATCGGCCGCGGCGTCGACAACGTGGATATCAAGAAACTCGGCGCAGAGTTCGGCTACACCATGGACGGCGAGAGCGCCGGCAGTGTCGAGGACGAGACCTTTTCCGCCGACGGCGCCACCATCACCATCCAGGGCGTCAGCGCGCATCCCGGCTACGCCAAGGGCAAGATGGAGCATGCGATCAAGATCGCCGCCGCCATCGTCGAGCGACTCCCCAAGGAAGGCTGCTCACCCGAGACGACTTCGGGCAAGCAGGGTTTTCTGCATCCGATCGGCATCTCCGGCGCGCTGGAGCAGGCGACACTGTCCTTCATCGTGCGCGACTTCACCGAGGAGGGCCTGAAGGAGAAGGAGGCGCTGCTCGAGGACATCGTCAAGGACGTGATGAAGGACTTTCCGCGCTCGACCTACAAGTTCGAGGTCAGGGAGCAGTACCGCAACATGAAGCAGGTGATCGACCGTCACCCGCACGTCCTCGAATACGCCATCGAGGCGATCCGCCGCGCCGGGCTGCGCCCGATGCGCACCGCGATCCGCGGCGGCACTGACGGCTCGCGCCTCTCCTTCATGGGCCTGCCCTGCCCCAACATCTTTGCCGGCGAACATGCGTTTCATTCGCGACTGGAATGGGTGAGCCGGCAGGACATGGAAAAGGCCGTGCAGACCATCGTGCATCTGGCGATGATCTGGGAGGAACGGGCCTAG
- the ihpA gene encoding divalent metal ion exporter subunit IhpA — protein MFCRRTAARLACATAILIGLHSAPVHAQTLTMRAALTRALAASPRLTAAERDVGIATGQRIQAGAMLNPELSYEQDNSFGSGNYRGTRSAETTLQISQGFELFGKREARIAAGEAGIDVAAIQRKAVRLEVLSETAIAFLSVLGAQRRIQILDEQVTAIDRLTPLLRRRVEAGASSPAETGRAEVASALVKADRERLKATLASARRELAVLMGDTNAKFGEVSGRLDTIGRPPSFQSVVAAIDANPQLVRWTAVFAQRNAELLLARLKPYPDVRIAAGWRHFNETNDDAVRLTLSVPIPVFDQNQGNILSAQESLAKTKAEREANRNTLIVIAGRAYDSLQGSLRELAVLREVAIPKAQEAAEAISQGYGQGRFTLLEVLDAQASVAQARLREQEALQNFHAAIATIEGLVGNPFTLARESAR, from the coding sequence ATGTTTTGCAGGCGAACAGCCGCGCGCTTGGCGTGCGCAACGGCTATTCTCATCGGGCTCCATAGTGCGCCCGTGCACGCCCAGACCCTGACGATGCGCGCTGCGCTCACGCGCGCGCTGGCCGCGAGCCCGCGGTTGACCGCGGCCGAGCGCGATGTCGGCATCGCCACGGGCCAGCGCATCCAGGCGGGCGCGATGCTCAATCCCGAGCTCTCCTACGAGCAGGACAATTCCTTCGGCTCCGGAAACTATCGCGGCACCAGGTCGGCCGAGACCACGCTCCAGATCAGCCAGGGTTTTGAGCTGTTCGGCAAGCGCGAGGCGCGTATTGCCGCAGGCGAAGCCGGCATCGACGTCGCCGCGATCCAGCGCAAGGCGGTCAGGCTCGAGGTGCTGTCGGAGACCGCCATCGCCTTCCTCAGCGTGCTCGGGGCCCAGCGCCGCATCCAGATCCTCGACGAGCAGGTCACGGCGATCGATCGCCTGACGCCGCTGCTCCGCCGGCGCGTCGAGGCTGGCGCCTCCTCGCCGGCCGAGACCGGTCGCGCCGAGGTCGCCTCCGCGCTGGTCAAGGCCGACCGTGAGCGCCTCAAGGCGACGCTGGCGAGTGCCCGGCGCGAGCTCGCGGTGCTGATGGGCGACACCAATGCGAAGTTTGGCGAGGTCTCCGGGCGGCTCGACACCATCGGCCGGCCGCCTTCGTTCCAATCCGTCGTCGCCGCCATCGACGCCAATCCGCAACTGGTGCGTTGGACTGCCGTTTTCGCGCAGCGCAATGCCGAGCTGCTGCTGGCGCGCTTGAAACCCTATCCGGACGTGCGGATCGCCGCCGGCTGGCGCCACTTTAACGAAACCAATGACGACGCCGTCAGGCTGACCCTGTCGGTGCCGATCCCCGTCTTCGACCAGAACCAGGGCAACATCCTTTCCGCGCAGGAGAGCCTCGCCAAGACCAAAGCGGAGCGCGAGGCCAACCGCAACACGCTGATCGTGATCGCCGGCCGCGCCTACGACTCGCTTCAGGGTTCGCTGCGCGAGCTCGCCGTGTTGCGCGAGGTCGCGATTCCGAAGGCGCAGGAGGCGGCGGAGGCAATCTCCCAGGGCTACGGCCAGGGCCGCTTCACCCTGCTGGAGGTGCTGGACGCACAGGCCAGCGTCGCCCAGGCGCGGCTGCGCGAGCAGGAAGCGCTGCAAAATTTCCACGCCGCCATCGCCACCATCGAGGGCCTGGTCGGCAATCCCTTTACGCTGGCGCGGGAGAGCGCGCGATGA
- a CDS encoding efflux RND transporter permease subunit yields MIARIIAWSARNLLLVLFGTGFAAAAGLYALVHLPLDAIPDLSDTQVIVYTEYPGQAPQVIEDQVTYPLTTAMLTVPKSKVVRGFSFFGVSFVYVIFEDGTDIYWARSRVLEFLNGAASRLPAGVAPTIGPDATGVGWVYQYAVMSKELNLADTRAIQDWNLKFALAKAGGVAEVASIGGFVKQYNVILDPQRMRDLGITTQKMRDAIRASNADVGGRTVELSEFEYVIRGKGYLKSINDLGNVVLKTDNGTPVLVRDVARVELGPDERRGIAELDGEGEVAGGIVLQRLGMNALDVIENVKKRFKEIATSLPQSVEIVPVYDRSNLINAAIETLRHTLLEESVVVALVCIVFLLHVRSALVAILMLPVGVLMAFGAMKLLGIGSNIMSLGGIAIAIGAMIDAAIVMIENAHKHLERAEPGKSRIAILIEAASEVGPALFFSLLIITVSFMPIFTLEQQEGRLFSPLAFTKTFAMAAAALLSVTLVPALMVIFVRGKIVPEHKNPVNRFLIWIYRPVIKGVLRAKTFVIVLALGVLAISVWPARQLGTEFMPNLNEGTLLYMPTTLPGISVTKAAELMQTQDRIIRSFPEVASVYGKAGRAATATDPAPSEMFETVVNLKPKEQWRAGVTVDSLIAEMDKALQFPGVSNAWTMPIKARIDMLSTGIRTPVGVKVIGPDLTGIDKLARQVEQVLKTVPGTSSAYAERSLGGYYLEITPNREALSRYGIMVQDVQDTIATALGGQTVTTTVEGRQRFAVNMRYPRDLRDNPRAIASDILVPMPAGGAVPLGEVADVAPARGPTSIRTENGQLATYIYVDIRDRDLGGYVADAQRAVQASIQFPPGYYVVWSGQYEYLERATARLKIVVPVTLLIIFLLLYLNFRSVTETMIVMLSLPFALVGGLWLMWWLGFNLSVAVAVGFIALAGVAAETGVVMLIYLNQALAAARTRRAAEGQMFTRKDLFDAIMEGAVERVRPKMMTVVAIMAGLLPIMWSTGTGSEIMQRIAVPMIGGMISSTLLTLIVIPAIFGLVNGIGLRRDDASVGQQLPEAAE; encoded by the coding sequence ATGATCGCCCGCATCATCGCCTGGTCGGCCCGCAACCTGCTGCTGGTGCTGTTCGGCACCGGCTTTGCCGCGGCGGCCGGTCTCTACGCGCTGGTCCATCTGCCGCTGGACGCCATCCCAGATCTCTCCGATACCCAGGTGATCGTCTATACCGAATATCCCGGACAGGCGCCGCAGGTCATCGAGGATCAGGTCACCTATCCCCTCACCACCGCAATGCTGACAGTGCCGAAATCGAAAGTCGTGCGCGGGTTCTCCTTCTTCGGCGTCTCTTTCGTCTACGTCATCTTCGAGGACGGCACCGACATCTACTGGGCGCGGTCGCGGGTGCTGGAGTTCCTCAACGGCGCGGCGTCGCGGCTGCCCGCCGGCGTGGCACCGACAATCGGCCCGGACGCGACCGGCGTCGGCTGGGTCTACCAATATGCGGTGATGTCCAAGGAGTTGAACCTTGCCGATACCAGAGCGATCCAGGACTGGAATCTGAAATTCGCGCTCGCCAAGGCGGGCGGCGTGGCCGAGGTCGCGAGCATCGGCGGCTTCGTCAAGCAGTACAACGTGATCCTCGATCCGCAGCGGATGCGCGATCTCGGCATCACCACGCAGAAGATGCGCGACGCCATCCGCGCAAGCAATGCCGACGTCGGCGGACGCACGGTCGAGCTCTCCGAGTTCGAATACGTCATCCGGGGCAAGGGCTACCTCAAGAGCATCAACGATCTCGGCAATGTCGTGCTGAAGACCGACAACGGCACACCGGTGCTGGTGCGCGACGTCGCTCGCGTCGAGCTCGGCCCCGACGAGCGCCGGGGCATCGCCGAGCTCGATGGCGAGGGCGAGGTGGCTGGCGGCATCGTGCTCCAGCGCCTCGGCATGAATGCGCTCGACGTGATCGAGAACGTCAAGAAGCGCTTCAAGGAGATCGCGACCAGCCTGCCGCAATCGGTCGAGATCGTCCCGGTCTACGACCGCTCGAACCTGATCAACGCCGCGATCGAGACCTTGCGGCACACGCTGCTCGAGGAAAGCGTCGTTGTCGCGCTCGTCTGCATCGTGTTCCTGCTTCACGTCCGCAGCGCGCTCGTCGCCATCCTGATGTTGCCGGTCGGCGTGCTGATGGCGTTCGGAGCGATGAAATTGCTCGGCATCGGCTCCAACATCATGAGCCTCGGCGGCATCGCGATTGCGATCGGCGCGATGATCGACGCCGCGATCGTCATGATCGAGAACGCGCACAAGCATCTCGAACGCGCCGAACCGGGAAAGTCGCGTATAGCGATCCTGATCGAGGCGGCATCGGAAGTCGGGCCGGCGCTATTCTTCAGCCTGCTGATCATCACCGTGTCGTTCATGCCAATCTTCACCCTGGAGCAGCAGGAAGGCCGGCTGTTCAGCCCGCTCGCCTTCACCAAGACCTTTGCGATGGCGGCAGCAGCGCTGCTGTCGGTCACGCTGGTTCCGGCTCTGATGGTGATCTTCGTCCGCGGCAAGATCGTTCCGGAGCACAAAAATCCGGTCAATCGCTTCCTGATCTGGATCTATCGACCCGTGATCAAGGGCGTGCTGCGCGCCAAGACTTTTGTGATCGTGCTTGCACTCGGCGTCCTCGCAATCTCGGTCTGGCCGGCGCGCCAGCTCGGTACCGAGTTCATGCCCAACCTCAACGAGGGCACGCTGTTGTACATGCCGACCACCCTGCCCGGCATTTCCGTGACCAAGGCAGCCGAGCTGATGCAGACCCAGGACCGGATCATCCGTTCGTTCCCCGAAGTCGCATCCGTCTATGGCAAGGCCGGACGCGCAGCGACCGCGACGGATCCGGCGCCCTCGGAAATGTTCGAAACCGTCGTCAATCTCAAGCCCAAAGAGCAATGGCGCGCGGGCGTGACGGTGGACAGCCTGATCGCGGAGATGGACAAGGCGCTGCAATTCCCCGGTGTCTCGAACGCCTGGACCATGCCGATCAAGGCGCGCATCGATATGCTCTCGACAGGCATCCGCACGCCTGTCGGCGTCAAGGTCATCGGCCCCGATCTCACCGGGATCGACAAGCTCGCCAGGCAAGTCGAGCAGGTGCTCAAAACCGTGCCCGGCACGTCGTCGGCCTATGCCGAGCGCAGCCTTGGCGGCTACTACCTCGAGATCACGCCAAACCGCGAAGCGCTGTCGCGCTATGGCATCATGGTGCAGGACGTGCAGGACACGATTGCCACTGCGCTGGGCGGGCAGACCGTGACCACCACCGTCGAAGGCCGGCAGCGCTTCGCCGTCAACATGCGCTACCCCCGCGATCTCCGCGACAATCCGAGGGCGATCGCCAGCGACATCCTGGTGCCGATGCCGGCCGGCGGCGCCGTTCCGCTGGGCGAAGTCGCCGATGTCGCGCCGGCGCGGGGGCCGACCTCGATCCGGACCGAGAACGGGCAACTGGCGACCTACATCTATGTCGACATCCGCGACCGCGATCTCGGCGGCTATGTCGCCGATGCGCAACGCGCGGTGCAGGCGAGCATCCAGTTTCCGCCGGGCTACTACGTGGTCTGGAGCGGACAATACGAATATCTGGAACGCGCGACCGCGCGGTTGAAGATCGTGGTGCCGGTGACGCTCCTGATCATATTTCTCCTGCTCTATCTCAACTTCCGCTCCGTGACGGAGACTATGATCGTCATGCTTTCGCTGCCATTCGCCCTCGTCGGCGGACTCTGGCTGATGTGGTGGCTGGGCTTCAACCTCTCGGTCGCCGTTGCGGTCGGCTTCATCGCGCTCGCCGGTGTTGCCGCCGAGACCGGCGTGGTGATGCTGATCTATCTCAACCAGGCGCTGGCGGCGGCAAGGACCCGCCGCGCCGCCGAAGGTCAGATGTTCACACGCAAGGACCTCTTCGACGCCATCATGGAAGGCGCCGTCGAGCGCGTGCGTCCGAAGATGATGACGGTGGTTGCGATCATGGCCGGCCTGTTGCCGATCATGTGGAGCACCGGCACCGGCTCGGAGATCATGCAGCGCATCGCGGTCCCCATGATCGGCGGCATGATCTCGTCGACGCTCCTGACGCTGATCGTCATCCCCGCCATTTTCGGCCTCGTGAATGGGATTGGATTGCGTCGAGACGACGCATCTGTCGGACAACAGCTTCCGGAGGCCGCCGAATGA
- a CDS encoding HU family DNA-binding protein, producing MAKKAAAPATITLRHLAADIAEGQDLSKKQAEAILTDTIDLIAKHLKKGDRVRIVGLGILQVRKRAARMGRIPSTGEPIQIKARKKVTFRPAKELAEAI from the coding sequence ATGGCGAAGAAGGCAGCGGCTCCGGCCACGATTACGCTCAGGCACCTCGCCGCCGACATCGCGGAGGGCCAGGATCTGTCCAAGAAACAGGCCGAGGCCATCCTCACCGATACGATCGACCTGATCGCAAAACATCTGAAGAAGGGCGACCGTGTCAGGATCGTCGGCCTCGGCATCCTCCAGGTGCGCAAGCGCGCCGCCCGCATGGGCCGGATTCCCTCGACCGGCGAGCCCATCCAAATCAAGGCCAGGAAGAAGGTCACCTTCCGCCCGGCCAAGGAACTCGCGGAAGCGATCTGA
- the ihpB gene encoding divalent metal ion exporter adaptor subunit IhpB, whose translation MKTSSTIIAALVAAGLGAYGYAMLAPARVESTVQAEKKPEKPAKEHVEQDEHGADRIRISDVKLAAAGVILAEAAGATLTDTLSFNGMLRANQEAVVQVTPRFPGIAKSILKRIGDKVAKDDLLASIESNQSLTVYDLKAPIGGTIIERQISLGEYASEQKPAFVVADLSTIWVDLSIYRQDLRRVRLGDEVLIDPDDGRGEIKGTISYVAPVGSSETQTALARVVLPNTDGRLRPGLFVTARLVLAARNVPVAVRKGAIQTLENKTVVFVREDDDKIEARPVELGDSDLKFVEIRAGLSVGERYVAENSFVVKAEMGKGDADHD comes from the coding sequence ATGAAGACCTCCTCCACCATCATCGCCGCGCTGGTTGCGGCCGGGCTCGGCGCCTACGGCTATGCGATGCTCGCCCCGGCCCGGGTCGAGAGCACCGTGCAAGCGGAGAAGAAGCCGGAGAAGCCCGCAAAGGAGCATGTCGAGCAGGACGAGCACGGCGCCGATCGCATCAGGATCAGCGACGTCAAGCTCGCGGCCGCCGGCGTCATTCTTGCGGAAGCCGCAGGCGCGACGCTGACCGACACGCTGTCCTTCAACGGCATGCTGCGCGCCAATCAGGAGGCCGTGGTGCAGGTGACGCCCCGCTTCCCCGGCATCGCAAAGTCGATCCTGAAGCGGATCGGTGACAAGGTCGCCAAGGACGATCTGCTCGCCTCGATCGAGAGCAACCAGAGCCTGACGGTCTACGACCTGAAGGCGCCGATCGGCGGCACCATCATCGAGCGCCAGATCTCGCTCGGCGAATACGCCTCCGAGCAGAAGCCGGCCTTCGTGGTGGCCGACCTCTCCACCATCTGGGTCGACCTGTCGATCTACCGCCAGGACCTGCGGCGCGTCCGGCTCGGCGACGAGGTGCTGATCGATCCCGACGACGGCCGCGGCGAAATCAAGGGCACGATCTCCTATGTCGCGCCGGTCGGCAGTAGCGAGACCCAGACCGCACTGGCGCGCGTCGTGCTGCCGAACACGGATGGTCGGCTGCGTCCCGGCCTGTTCGTCACTGCGCGGCTCGTGCTCGCGGCGCGCAACGTGCCGGTGGCCGTGCGCAAGGGCGCGATCCAGACGCTGGAGAACAAGACGGTCGTGTTCGTGCGAGAGGACGACGACAAGATCGAGGCCCGGCCGGTTGAGCTTGGCGATTCCGATCTGAAATTCGTGGAGATCCGCGCCGGCCTGTCGGTCGGCGAGCGCTACGTCGCCGAGAACAGTTTTGTCGTCAAGGCGGAGATGGGCAAGGGAGACGCCGATCATGATTGA
- a CDS encoding efflux RND transporter periplasmic adaptor subunit, whose translation MSRRRLTGTAAAVLAAAGVALFAGLLRQQTSDGPIVSAANAADTAAPIYYQDPDGKPLYSLTPKTTEDGRDYRAVPAGADISFDEPEQPAEMAAAETKVDRRIKYYRNPMGLPDTSPVPKKDSMGMDYIPVYEGEDSDDGIVKLSPGKIQRTGVKSEPVVRQPVRSVIRAPGTVKEDERRISVVALRFEGFVESVANVTTGDHVHKGQPLLNIYSPALSSAAAEYLSAINAGVTGKELKGARRRLENLATPEQAIRDLERTRDISLSIPWLAPQDGEILERNAVNGMRAGPGDVLFRIADHRLVWVLIDVAERDLAQVAIGTKVTVRPRALAGRTFAGAVALIYPHLNAQTRTARIRVEVPNPDEALRPEMYVDAEIETGTPGPVLAVPESAVLDSGTRQAVLIDKGQGRFEPRDVKLGRRGGGYVEIAEGLAEGEAVVTSANFLIDAESNLKAALKGFAEASGDEPMGAKSLGAKSLGAKSLGAKP comes from the coding sequence ATGAGCCGGCGCCGCCTCACCGGCACTGCTGCTGCGGTTCTCGCAGCGGCAGGTGTCGCGCTGTTCGCGGGGCTGCTGAGACAGCAGACCAGCGACGGCCCCATCGTATCCGCGGCGAACGCGGCGGATACGGCGGCCCCGATCTACTATCAGGACCCGGACGGCAAGCCGCTCTATTCGCTGACACCCAAGACGACCGAGGACGGCCGCGACTATCGCGCCGTGCCGGCCGGCGCGGACATAAGCTTTGACGAGCCCGAGCAGCCCGCGGAGATGGCGGCAGCCGAGACGAAGGTCGATCGCAGGATCAAATACTACCGCAACCCGATGGGCCTGCCGGACACCTCTCCGGTGCCGAAGAAGGACTCCATGGGGATGGACTACATTCCCGTCTACGAAGGCGAGGACAGCGACGACGGCATCGTGAAGCTGTCGCCGGGCAAGATCCAGCGCACGGGGGTGAAGTCAGAGCCGGTCGTGCGGCAGCCTGTCAGATCGGTCATCCGTGCGCCTGGGACCGTCAAGGAGGACGAGCGCCGCATCTCGGTCGTCGCCCTGCGCTTCGAGGGCTTCGTGGAGAGCGTCGCCAACGTCACGACAGGCGACCACGTCCACAAAGGACAACCGCTCCTGAACATCTACAGCCCGGCCCTCTCCAGCGCTGCTGCCGAATATCTGTCCGCCATCAACGCGGGCGTCACCGGAAAGGAATTGAAGGGCGCGCGTCGAAGGCTGGAGAATCTCGCGACGCCCGAGCAGGCCATCAGGGATCTCGAACGAACGCGCGACATCTCCCTCTCGATTCCCTGGCTCGCTCCGCAGGATGGCGAAATCCTCGAGCGAAACGCGGTGAATGGAATGCGGGCGGGACCCGGCGACGTTCTGTTCAGAATCGCCGACCACCGTCTGGTCTGGGTCCTCATCGACGTCGCCGAACGCGATCTGGCTCAGGTCGCCATCGGAACGAAAGTAACCGTCAGGCCGCGCGCGCTGGCCGGCCGGACCTTCGCCGGAGCCGTGGCGCTGATCTATCCGCATCTGAACGCACAGACCCGCACAGCGCGCATTCGTGTCGAAGTGCCCAATCCCGATGAAGCGCTGCGACCCGAGATGTACGTCGATGCCGAAATCGAGACCGGGACGCCAGGTCCGGTGCTCGCTGTTCCCGAAAGCGCCGTACTCGACAGTGGCACGCGCCAGGCGGTCCTGATCGACAAGGGCCAGGGCCGGTTCGAGCCGCGCGACGTCAAGCTCGGCCGTCGGGGTGGCGGCTATGTCGAGATCGCGGAAGGCCTCGCCGAGGGCGAAGCGGTCGTGACCTCGGCCAACTTCCTGATCGACGCCGAGAGCAATCTGAAGGCGGCACTGAAGGGGTTTGCCGAAGCTTCCGGCGACGAACCCATGGGAGCCAAGTCCTTGGGAGCCAAGTCCTTGGGAGCCAAGTCCTTGGGAGCCAAGCCATGA
- a CDS encoding FixH family protein: MRTYHFARVAMAALIGAAFAGAALPAHAEIKNYEFQLVQPTVKAGADRIVTVRLVDKTTGKAVPDAVIFASRLDMAPDGMQEMATKVTAMPGTEPGTYRFKATFGMAGRWQLSLGAKVQGETGTVENKLVVTAEK; encoded by the coding sequence ATGAGGACTTATCATTTTGCGCGCGTCGCGATGGCCGCGCTGATCGGGGCTGCGTTCGCAGGCGCCGCCTTGCCGGCCCATGCCGAAATCAAGAACTACGAATTCCAGCTCGTTCAGCCGACGGTCAAGGCCGGCGCCGACCGCATCGTCACCGTGCGCCTGGTCGACAAGACCACCGGCAAGGCGGTGCCCGACGCGGTGATCTTTGCCAGCCGGCTCGACATGGCCCCCGACGGCATGCAGGAGATGGCCACCAAGGTCACCGCGATGCCGGGCACCGAACCCGGGACCTATCGGTTCAAGGCGACATTCGGCATGGCCGGCCGCTGGCAGCTCTCGCTCGGCGCCAAGGTGCAGGGCGAAACCGGCACGGTCGAGAACAAGCTCGTCGTCACGGCCGAGAAATGA